A section of the Desulfurellaceae bacterium genome encodes:
- a CDS encoding threonine-phosphate decarboxylase: MRLDGFVHGGALDLIRARFPQAPEPWIDLSTGINPWPYPVDSPQPETLHRLPSASATAACREAMAAAFGAPAACVLPVPGSELLIRLLPVMLRPRSGTRVVITRPSFADHAEVWRAAGCRVVETSDPLDALATADLVVLCNPNNPDGRVWKPDRLEAAWAALAAKGGWLIVDEAYADVRPELSMAASGGRPGLILLRSFGKFFGLPGLRLGALMAPWDAVETARACLGVWSVSGPALAAGTRAYRDVGWQRATRQRLATARARLDAVLNAAGLRVVGGTDLFRFVEVDDAGRVWHRLAECGIFVRGFDWSRNRLRIGLPPDAAAEARLSQALLAR, translated from the coding sequence ATGAGGCTGGACGGGTTTGTCCACGGCGGGGCGCTCGACCTCATACGTGCCCGCTTCCCCCAGGCACCAGAGCCCTGGATCGACCTGTCTACCGGTATCAACCCCTGGCCGTACCCGGTGGACAGCCCGCAGCCGGAGACCCTCCACCGTTTGCCGAGTGCCAGCGCGACCGCAGCCTGCCGGGAAGCCATGGCAGCGGCATTTGGGGCGCCCGCAGCGTGTGTCCTCCCCGTGCCGGGCAGCGAGCTGCTGATCCGTCTGCTGCCGGTAATGCTCCGGCCCCGGTCCGGGACGCGGGTGGTCATTACCCGGCCGAGCTTTGCCGACCACGCCGAGGTGTGGCGGGCGGCAGGCTGTCGGGTCGTCGAAACATCCGACCCCCTGGATGCCCTGGCCACGGCCGATCTCGTCGTCCTGTGCAACCCGAACAATCCGGATGGCCGGGTCTGGAAACCGGACCGGCTTGAGGCGGCGTGGGCAGCCCTGGCCGCAAAGGGCGGCTGGCTGATTGTTGACGAAGCCTACGCCGATGTGCGGCCGGAGCTGTCGATGGCGGCCAGTGGCGGCCGGCCGGGGCTCATACTGCTGCGTTCGTTCGGCAAGTTCTTCGGCCTTCCCGGACTCCGGCTCGGGGCGCTGATGGCGCCGTGGGACGCGGTGGAAACGGCCCGCGCGTGTCTGGGGGTGTGGAGTGTCTCCGGCCCGGCCCTGGCTGCGGGAACGCGGGCCTACCGGGATGTCGGCTGGCAGCGGGCCACCCGTCAGCGGCTGGCCACGGCGCGGGCGCGTCTGGACGCGGTGCTGAACGCAGCCGGGCTACGGGTGGTGGGCGGCACCGACCTCTTCCGCTTCGTTGAGGTGGACGACGCCGGCAGGGTCTGGCACCGTTTGGCCGAGTGCGGGATCTTCGTTCGCGGCTTCGATTGGAGCCGAAACCGGCTGCGCATCGGCCTGCCGCCCGACGCGGCTGCGGAGGCGCGCCTCAGCCAGGCGCTGCTCGCCCGCTGA
- a CDS encoding TonB-dependent receptor: MGKFSQRVAVLAVSFLIWQTGGPAASAQAQSTPQASASADEPRRPRLRFAPTTVLDPMIVTASKLEEPLSQVSNAVTVVTQQDITRRQTTDLFEQLREVPGFTFVQTGSRGAATSLFTRGGESDHNLILIDGVKVNRAGGSFKFNDVTTLGVGRIEVVRGPQSALYGSDAMSSVIQLLTPRGQGPARATLGFRAGNPDTFEERFSLSGGTALYGYNVAVGRVDSGGVLPVNNDYSSTTLASRFDLDPGDELQLTTTLRYIDSRFRVPTSSGDILDRQGNGLDPRATSDNRRLILGPRATYQPTPWWRHNLQLGVVYEWFTYRDPEDGSIDCRDDDAVTYNDCDGLGSLTINSEYRLSADYSSDFFLPLTLGLTPTFTIGGSIEDEHYSQKNGPSGSRNAQSFYSQLHLAWRERLFVTSGFRLDDAVTYGTHLSPRVSAALIIPGLNTKLRGGYSQGIKAASFSQNVDTAFSRGNPDLEAEESESWEIGLDQPLTLGVLDAQLNLTYFSTEYKNLIAYTFAPELTSNYINVHRVRSRGLEVGTAVGLPYGFSLRGAYTYLETEVLDNAGNDGFGSFRRGEPLVRRPKHVGSFTLNYAGERLNANFHLYVKGNVTERRGALHDGYERADLALSYLLFENRWGIRSLSLEGKANNLFDADYQDILYFSSAETTFLAGFRAEF, encoded by the coding sequence ATGGGAAAGTTCTCACAGCGTGTAGCCGTTCTGGCCGTGTCGTTCCTGATCTGGCAGACGGGCGGTCCAGCCGCCTCAGCCCAGGCACAGTCCACCCCGCAAGCGTCTGCTTCAGCCGACGAGCCGCGGCGGCCTCGCCTCCGGTTCGCACCGACCACCGTGCTCGACCCCATGATCGTCACCGCCTCCAAGCTCGAAGAACCCCTCTCGCAGGTGTCGAACGCGGTGACGGTCGTGACACAGCAAGACATCACCCGACGCCAGACGACCGACCTGTTTGAGCAGCTGCGCGAGGTGCCGGGTTTCACCTTCGTCCAGACCGGCAGCCGGGGCGCCGCGACCTCGCTGTTTACGCGCGGAGGTGAATCCGACCACAACCTGATCCTGATCGACGGGGTCAAGGTCAACCGGGCCGGCGGCAGCTTCAAATTCAATGATGTGACGACGCTGGGCGTGGGCCGCATCGAGGTGGTGCGCGGCCCGCAGAGCGCCCTGTACGGTTCCGACGCCATGAGTTCGGTCATCCAACTCCTGACGCCGCGCGGACAGGGCCCGGCACGCGCCACGCTGGGCTTCCGCGCGGGCAACCCCGACACCTTTGAGGAGCGTTTCAGCCTGTCCGGCGGGACGGCCCTCTACGGCTACAACGTGGCTGTCGGGCGGGTTGACAGCGGGGGCGTCCTACCGGTCAACAACGACTACAGCAGCACGACCCTAGCCTCCCGCTTCGACCTTGACCCAGGCGATGAGCTGCAACTCACCACCACCCTGCGCTACATCGACAGCCGCTTTCGCGTTCCCACCAGCAGCGGTGATATTCTTGATCGGCAGGGGAACGGCCTGGACCCCCGGGCGACCAGCGACAACCGCCGCCTCATTCTCGGACCGCGGGCCACCTATCAGCCCACCCCGTGGTGGAGGCACAATCTGCAGCTGGGAGTGGTGTACGAATGGTTCACCTATCGTGATCCGGAAGACGGCAGCATTGACTGCCGAGACGATGACGCCGTGACCTACAACGATTGCGACGGACTGGGCTCGCTGACCATCAACAGCGAGTACCGGCTGTCGGCCGACTACTCGTCCGACTTTTTCCTGCCCCTGACCCTCGGCCTGACGCCGACCTTTACCATCGGCGGCTCTATCGAGGACGAACACTACAGCCAGAAGAATGGGCCCAGTGGCAGCCGCAACGCCCAGTCCTTCTACTCTCAGCTGCACCTGGCCTGGCGCGAGAGGCTGTTCGTCACGTCCGGCTTCCGCCTGGACGATGCGGTCACGTATGGGACGCACCTCAGCCCCCGGGTCTCGGCCGCCCTGATTATTCCCGGCCTCAACACCAAACTGCGTGGCGGCTACAGCCAGGGCATCAAGGCGGCCAGTTTTTCTCAGAACGTCGATACCGCATTTTCCCGCGGCAACCCTGACCTGGAGGCCGAGGAGTCCGAGAGCTGGGAAATCGGTCTCGACCAGCCCTTGACCCTGGGCGTCTTGGACGCGCAGTTGAACCTGACCTATTTTTCGACCGAATACAAAAACCTGATCGCCTATACCTTCGCGCCCGAACTGACCTCGAATTACATCAACGTGCACCGCGTCCGCAGCCGTGGGCTTGAGGTCGGGACAGCCGTCGGCCTGCCCTACGGATTCTCGCTGCGCGGCGCGTATACCTACCTGGAAACCGAGGTGCTGGACAACGCCGGAAACGACGGCTTCGGGTCCTTCAGGCGGGGTGAGCCCCTGGTCCGACGGCCCAAGCACGTGGGCTCGTTCACCCTGAACTACGCCGGCGAGCGCCTGAACGCCAACTTTCATCTGTACGTCAAGGGCAATGTCACCGAGCGGCGCGGCGCCCTGCACGACGGCTACGAGCGGGCCGACCTGGCTCTGTCGTACCTGCTGTTCGAGAACCGTTGGGGTATCCGTTCCCTGAGCCTGGAGGGCAAGGCGAACAATCTGTTTGACGCCGACTATCAGGATATCTTGTACTTTTCGTCCGCGGAAACGACCTTTCTGGCCGGCTTTCGGGCAGAGTTCTGA
- a CDS encoding type II toxin-antitoxin system RelE/ParE family toxin, whose translation MVWEVGFDPAFDPEFDALPAAVQDELLAQAKLLEVFGPTLGRPRVDTLRGSHHANMKELRFQVADGVWRIAFAFDPRRRAVLLVAGNKSGVSERRFYRQLIKKADERFDAHLARLKDERRSR comes from the coding sequence ATGGTTTGGGAAGTCGGTTTCGATCCGGCCTTTGACCCGGAATTCGATGCTCTGCCTGCCGCAGTGCAGGACGAACTGCTCGCCCAGGCGAAGCTTCTCGAAGTGTTCGGACCGACGCTGGGCCGTCCGCGGGTAGACACGCTGCGCGGATCACACCACGCCAATATGAAGGAGCTTCGCTTTCAGGTCGCTGACGGCGTGTGGCGGATCGCCTTTGCCTTTGATCCCAGGCGGCGGGCCGTCCTGTTGGTGGCCGGCAACAAGTCGGGTGTCAGCGAAAGACGTTTTTACCGACAGCTGATCAAGAAGGCGGACGAACGGTTTGACGCGCATCTCGCCCGGCTGAAGGACGAGAGGAGGTCCAGATGA
- a CDS encoding XRE family transcriptional regulator, translating into MTTLQERMDKLPRARRKKVEERARVLIAEEMSLQDLRRARKQTQVRVAKELGINQENVSRLEKRSDLLISTLRGYVRAMGGKLSLVAEFPDRPPVVLTGIADLDKEEPSTKS; encoded by the coding sequence ATGACGACGCTACAGGAGAGAATGGATAAGCTGCCCAGAGCGCGGCGAAAAAAAGTGGAGGAACGGGCCAGAGTGCTGATTGCCGAAGAGATGTCGCTCCAAGACCTGCGCAGGGCGCGGAAACAGACGCAGGTGCGTGTAGCCAAGGAACTCGGGATCAATCAGGAAAACGTGTCGCGCCTCGAAAAGCGGAGCGATCTGTTGATTTCCACGCTCCGGGGCTACGTCAGAGCGATGGGCGGCAAGCTGAGTTTGGTGGCGGAATTTCCCGACCGTCCGCCGGTTGTGTTGACCGGCATTGCGGATCTGGACAAGGAAGAGCCTTCGACAAAGTCATAG
- a CDS encoding DUF262 domain-containing protein, with amino-acid sequence MKIMEARNRSLNDWFARIRTRQVVLPRFQRFEAWTHRMVAGLLDTVLRELPAGALLVLEVGDEEPFVSRVMVGAPENGDKIVEHLLDGQQRLTALWRSLTDNYPDRTYFVEMNSDEQEDESSGPLRTMSQGRWRKNGRLYPLWADDPVSVWDRQLIPARLLRPDHEAEKEFKEWAKSAAQDDTDELIRLISLGADLPARFAGFNLPFLSLSLPPTTPRETALDVFVKMNTSVQPLSTYDIVVAQVEAATGFSLHELVSELRKEAPTLEIFAEPAQVILNAGALLQDREPSKSVMLSNDFAEGLIDNWAKLVSGA; translated from the coding sequence TTGAAAATTATGGAAGCACGGAATCGCTCACTGAACGACTGGTTTGCCCGCATTCGCACTCGCCAGGTGGTCCTTCCTCGATTTCAGCGCTTCGAGGCATGGACCCATAGAATGGTTGCTGGGCTTCTTGATACGGTTTTACGAGAACTTCCAGCGGGTGCACTGCTCGTACTCGAAGTGGGTGATGAAGAACCTTTTGTCTCCAGGGTGATGGTCGGTGCTCCTGAAAACGGTGATAAAATCGTGGAACATCTCCTCGATGGTCAACAGCGTCTGACAGCCCTGTGGCGTAGCCTCACCGACAACTATCCAGATCGAACGTACTTTGTGGAGATGAATTCCGACGAGCAAGAAGATGAGTCTTCCGGTCCGCTGCGAACAATGTCTCAAGGTCGTTGGCGCAAAAATGGAAGGCTCTATCCTCTATGGGCTGATGATCCAGTCAGCGTCTGGGACCGTCAGCTCATACCAGCCAGACTTCTGCGTCCTGACCACGAGGCTGAAAAAGAGTTTAAGGAGTGGGCGAAATCGGCTGCTCAAGATGATACCGACGAGCTTATTCGGTTGATTTCATTAGGCGCAGACCTGCCCGCTCGGTTCGCGGGGTTCAATTTGCCGTTCCTGTCCCTCTCCCTCCCACCCACTACTCCAAGGGAAACAGCTCTCGACGTGTTCGTGAAGATGAATACGTCGGTGCAGCCTCTTAGCACTTACGACATCGTGGTTGCGCAGGTCGAAGCGGCCACCGGATTTTCACTGCACGAACTTGTCTCGGAGCTGCGGAAAGAGGCGCCGACGCTTGAGATCTTCGCAGAGCCTGCTCAGGTCATCCTGAATGCGGGTGCGCTGCTCCAGGATCGTGAACCCAGCAAAAGCGTTATGCTTAGCAACGACTTTGCCGAAGGTTTGATCGATAACTGGGCCAAACTCGTGAGCGGAGCCTAG
- a CDS encoding HigA family addiction module antidote protein, whose protein sequence is MKNPPHPGLSVRHDCLEALGLSVTEAARKLGVSRKQLSDIVNGRSGLSPEMVTRLDKAFGGGASTWYRVQAAYDLAQTMKRAGRIKVKRLSSVA, encoded by the coding sequence ATGAAGAACCCGCCCCATCCGGGCCTGTCCGTCCGTCATGATTGTCTGGAGGCGCTGGGGCTCAGCGTGACAGAAGCGGCAAGAAAGCTTGGGGTCAGCCGTAAGCAGCTGTCCGATATCGTTAATGGCCGTTCAGGACTCTCACCGGAGATGGTGACCCGACTCGACAAGGCATTCGGTGGCGGAGCAAGTACCTGGTACCGGGTGCAGGCGGCCTATGACCTCGCCCAAACGATGAAACGCGCCGGTCGAATCAAGGTTAAGCGGCTGTCATCGGTAGCATAG
- a CDS encoding type II toxin-antitoxin system RelE/ParE family toxin: MTYYTRHPIVTPVIQSFGDSKSRRLFEGGRLRGFRGLDYERALMLLDALDAASSLAPLRALRAVRLHALTGDRRGQWAMTVNRRWRVTFRFEAGNAHEVTIEDYHKG; encoded by the coding sequence TTGACGTATTACACCAGACATCCTATCGTCACCCCCGTGATTCAATCGTTCGGAGACAGCAAGAGTCGCCGGCTGTTCGAGGGCGGCCGGCTGAGAGGCTTTCGCGGCCTTGACTACGAGCGGGCATTGATGCTGCTCGATGCGCTTGACGCTGCGTCTTCGCTGGCTCCGCTGCGCGCACTTCGGGCCGTTCGGCTCCACGCACTGACCGGCGACCGGCGGGGACAATGGGCAATGACGGTGAACCGGCGCTGGCGGGTGACGTTTCGATTCGAGGCCGGTAATGCGCACGAGGTCACTATCGAGGACTATCACAAAGGATGA
- a CDS encoding HigA family addiction module antidote protein produces MTRVKTHPGRVLRAELEARGMSANRLALAIRVPANRITAILRGERAVTAETAVRLGRYLGTGPAFWMNLQSAYDISVVESVKGHVIEGEVPAAVS; encoded by the coding sequence ATGACGCGAGTGAAGACACATCCCGGCCGGGTACTGCGGGCGGAACTGGAAGCACGAGGCATGAGCGCAAACCGGCTTGCGCTCGCCATCCGTGTCCCGGCAAACCGGATTACCGCCATCCTGCGAGGCGAACGGGCGGTCACGGCCGAGACTGCCGTGCGCCTCGGCCGCTACCTTGGAACCGGACCGGCATTCTGGATGAACCTGCAAAGCGCATACGACATCTCGGTAGTGGAGAGCGTCAAAGGGCACGTGATCGAAGGTGAGGTGCCGGCTGCGGTTTCGTGA
- a CDS encoding NAD(P)/FAD-dependent oxidoreductase, translated as MTTTTDIDIPSLLEQADRRTLAAVVTHLADDPQAVPDLRDRAAIERKAAELLPAYLSGQKTAGPPSDEVLQAAMNLAAGMPVAPEYGPMAREQMGLGPQAQVAPLTPPADFKVVIIGAGVTGVLAGLRLEELGLSSFTILEKNPEPGGTWWQNSYPGCRVDTPSLLYSYSFAPDMGWPEHFSHQPELLKYVKQIVAERSFGDRLQCNTAVETMGWNDADGVWELDLRRGDGSTERLRANFVIGATGLLRIPKWPQIEGVDAFAGPSFHSTHWDHGVDLTDKRVAVIGTGASANQIVPAIAPQTREVLIYQRTPHWMLSHPQYGKALSGTERLLIDKIPTYLSWFRFRQFWQIGDSILPTLRIDPDWPYPDRSVNAANDKLRGQMTEYIKAQIGDMPELVEKVLPQYPPYGKRLLLDNGWYQALRRDNVQLTDTPIERITADGITTADGHEAVDIIVFATGFDTGKVLWPIQVNGRNGVDVRALLDDRLETYQGMALEHCPNLFITPGPNGTPGHGGSGIFFAECQIGYIVECLRAMFEHKWSRLEVRGEAVEQFVDEVKAELEHYVWSLPGISNWFRGSRDRVTTLIPKRLVDLWQESKTPKFEDYVGR; from the coding sequence ATGACGACCACCACCGATATCGACATTCCGTCCCTGCTTGAGCAGGCCGACAGACGCACCCTGGCGGCAGTTGTTACCCATCTGGCCGACGACCCGCAGGCCGTTCCCGATCTGCGCGACCGGGCCGCGATTGAGCGCAAGGCGGCCGAGCTGCTACCGGCCTATCTGTCGGGCCAGAAAACGGCCGGACCGCCCAGCGACGAAGTCCTCCAGGCAGCCATGAACCTGGCCGCCGGCATGCCGGTCGCCCCCGAGTACGGCCCCATGGCACGCGAACAGATGGGGCTCGGCCCGCAGGCGCAGGTTGCGCCGCTCACGCCGCCGGCCGACTTCAAGGTGGTGATTATCGGCGCCGGGGTGACCGGCGTCCTGGCCGGCCTCAGACTCGAAGAACTCGGCCTGTCGTCGTTCACGATCCTCGAGAAAAACCCCGAGCCAGGCGGTACCTGGTGGCAGAACAGCTATCCGGGCTGTCGGGTGGATACGCCCAGCCTGCTGTACTCCTACTCCTTTGCGCCCGACATGGGCTGGCCGGAGCACTTCAGTCATCAGCCCGAGCTGCTGAAATACGTCAAGCAGATCGTTGCCGAGCGCAGCTTTGGCGATCGCCTGCAGTGCAACACTGCGGTCGAGACCATGGGCTGGAACGACGCAGACGGGGTGTGGGAGCTGGACCTGCGCCGTGGCGACGGCTCGACCGAGCGCCTCAGGGCCAATTTTGTGATCGGCGCGACCGGTCTGCTGCGGATTCCAAAGTGGCCCCAGATTGAGGGCGTGGACGCCTTTGCGGGCCCGTCGTTCCACTCCACCCACTGGGACCACGGGGTCGATCTGACCGACAAGCGGGTGGCGGTCATCGGCACCGGGGCCAGCGCCAACCAGATCGTGCCGGCCATTGCGCCCCAGACCCGCGAGGTGCTGATCTACCAACGCACACCGCACTGGATGCTGTCCCACCCCCAGTACGGCAAAGCCCTGTCCGGCACCGAGCGCCTGCTGATCGACAAGATCCCGACCTATCTGTCGTGGTTCCGCTTCCGCCAGTTCTGGCAGATCGGCGATTCCATCCTGCCGACCCTGCGCATCGACCCCGACTGGCCCTACCCGGACCGTTCGGTCAACGCGGCTAACGACAAGCTGCGGGGTCAGATGACTGAGTACATCAAGGCCCAGATCGGCGACATGCCGGAGCTGGTCGAAAAGGTGCTGCCCCAGTATCCGCCCTACGGCAAGCGGCTGCTGCTCGACAACGGCTGGTATCAGGCTCTGCGACGCGACAACGTGCAGCTGACCGATACGCCAATCGAGCGTATCACGGCCGACGGAATCACCACCGCCGACGGCCATGAGGCGGTCGATATCATTGTCTTTGCCACCGGCTTTGACACCGGCAAGGTGCTGTGGCCGATTCAGGTCAACGGCCGCAACGGGGTCGATGTGCGCGCCCTGCTCGACGACAGGCTCGAAACCTATCAGGGTATGGCGCTCGAACACTGCCCCAACCTGTTCATCACCCCGGGTCCCAACGGCACGCCCGGCCACGGCGGCAGCGGCATCTTTTTTGCCGAGTGCCAGATCGGCTACATCGTCGAGTGCCTGCGGGCCATGTTCGAGCACAAGTGGTCACGCCTGGAGGTGCGCGGCGAGGCGGTCGAGCAGTTCGTTGACGAGGTCAAGGCCGAGTTGGAGCACTACGTGTGGAGCCTGCCGGGCATCAGCAACTGGTTTCGCGGCTCGCGCGACCGGGTGACGACGCTCATCCCCAAGCGGCTGGTCGATCTGTGGCAGGAGAGCAAAACGCCCAAGTTCGAGGATTATGTCGGCCGCTGA
- a CDS encoding acetyl-CoA carboxylase carboxyltransferase subunit beta has product MAATETRRTQEDAEAIWVKCSACQDILFRKEAERRLFVCPKCGMHLRLTVEQRLFLVVDRGSFVEHDVDLSPSDPLGFTDRKPYPQRIADAQAKTGRTEAVVCGVATIEDRAVALGLFDFAFSGGSMGTVVGEKLTRIVEHAVQERLPVIFFSASGGARMQEGVLSLMQMAKVNTALNRLRAAGLPYISVMTDPTTGGVAASLGMIGDINIAEPQALIGFAGPRVIEQTIRETLPPGFQRAEFLLEHGMLDMVVERKDLRGVLAQLLGLLCDPASDDAGETPGQP; this is encoded by the coding sequence ATGGCTGCAACGGAAACGAGGCGGACGCAGGAAGACGCCGAGGCCATTTGGGTCAAGTGCAGCGCCTGTCAGGATATTCTGTTCCGCAAGGAGGCCGAGCGGCGTTTATTCGTGTGCCCCAAATGCGGGATGCATCTCAGGCTGACGGTTGAGCAGCGTCTGTTCCTGGTGGTTGACCGCGGTTCGTTTGTCGAGCATGACGTTGACCTGTCGCCCAGCGACCCGCTCGGCTTTACCGACCGCAAACCCTATCCCCAGCGCATCGCCGACGCCCAGGCCAAGACGGGTCGAACCGAGGCGGTGGTGTGTGGGGTAGCAACGATTGAGGACCGAGCGGTGGCCCTGGGACTGTTTGATTTTGCCTTTTCGGGCGGCAGCATGGGAACCGTGGTGGGCGAGAAGCTGACCCGGATTGTCGAGCACGCGGTGCAGGAACGCCTGCCGGTCATTTTCTTTTCCGCCTCGGGCGGTGCCCGCATGCAGGAGGGCGTCCTGTCCCTGATGCAGATGGCCAAGGTCAATACAGCCCTCAACCGGCTGCGGGCGGCCGGACTGCCGTATATCTCGGTCATGACCGATCCGACGACGGGCGGAGTGGCAGCCTCGCTGGGGATGATCGGCGATATCAATATCGCCGAACCCCAGGCCCTGATCGGCTTTGCCGGCCCGCGGGTGATTGAACAGACGATCCGCGAGACCCTGCCGCCGGGCTTTCAGCGGGCGGAGTTCCTGCTCGAGCACGGCATGCTGGACATGGTCGTGGAACGTAAGGATCTGCGCGGGGTGCTGGCACAACTGCTCGGCCTGCTGTGCGACCCCGCCTCGGACGACGCGGGTGAGACCCCCGGCCAGCCCTAG
- a CDS encoding bifunctional folylpolyglutamate synthase/dihydrofolate synthase, with protein sequence MLSYAETLDFLFDREVERMQLGLDRVERALALCGSPHTRFPSLHIAGTNGKGSTAALLHAVLRAAGYRVGLYTSPHLLDFCERIRLGAGWIRQQDVVDGIAWIRSRLDPAELGLTPFELMTLLAFVTFARAEVDIAVVEVGLGGRLDATNVLSPLVTTITQIGLDHQAYLGSDVARIAAEKGGIIKPGVPVVVGRMEADSQAVLIDIARRQGSPSLVYGRDFWADAGSGHFGYRGRAWQYENLPLGLAGAFQVDNAAAALASLECLTADFPVSGAQLCHGLRQVVWPGRFQIVCDQPLVILDGAHNPYAVAALVSALPEVLGGRRVSLLFGVMDDKDWPSMVPLLARIAHQAVVTRVRNPRAADPQAVAAAFAGACPTRVCSDARAACQQQLDGADADTAVVVCGSLFLVGEVLPLFPSALRGQRR encoded by the coding sequence ATGCTCAGTTACGCCGAGACCCTGGACTTCCTGTTTGACCGCGAGGTCGAGCGTATGCAGCTCGGGCTCGACAGGGTGGAGCGCGCCCTGGCGCTGTGCGGCTCCCCTCACACCCGCTTTCCCAGCTTGCACATTGCGGGGACGAACGGCAAAGGCTCGACCGCAGCCCTGCTGCACGCCGTACTGAGAGCGGCGGGCTACCGGGTTGGCCTGTATACCTCACCCCATCTGCTCGACTTCTGCGAACGCATCCGTCTCGGCGCCGGCTGGATTCGGCAACAGGACGTGGTTGACGGCATAGCCTGGATTCGCTCCCGCCTCGACCCGGCCGAGCTCGGGCTCACCCCGTTTGAGCTGATGACGCTGCTTGCCTTTGTAACCTTTGCCCGGGCCGAGGTCGATATTGCGGTCGTTGAGGTCGGGCTCGGTGGACGCCTGGACGCGACCAATGTGCTGTCTCCGCTGGTGACGACGATTACCCAGATCGGACTCGACCACCAGGCCTATCTGGGCAGCGATGTGGCCCGGATCGCGGCTGAGAAGGGCGGCATCATCAAGCCTGGCGTCCCGGTCGTTGTCGGCCGGATGGAGGCCGACAGCCAGGCCGTGCTGATCGACATCGCGCGTCGGCAGGGCAGTCCGAGCCTGGTCTATGGTCGGGATTTTTGGGCCGATGCGGGTTCGGGTCATTTTGGCTATCGGGGCCGGGCCTGGCAGTATGAGAACCTGCCGCTGGGGCTGGCCGGCGCCTTTCAGGTCGATAACGCGGCCGCAGCCCTGGCCAGCCTGGAATGCCTGACTGCGGATTTTCCCGTCTCCGGTGCCCAGCTGTGCCACGGCTTGCGGCAGGTCGTCTGGCCGGGGCGTTTCCAGATCGTTTGCGATCAGCCTCTTGTCATACTCGACGGGGCGCACAACCCGTATGCGGTTGCGGCTCTGGTGTCGGCCCTGCCCGAGGTGCTCGGCGGGCGGCGAGTCTCGCTGCTGTTCGGGGTGATGGACGATAAGGACTGGCCGTCTATGGTCCCGCTCCTGGCCCGCATTGCCCACCAAGCGGTCGTCACCCGGGTGCGCAATCCGCGTGCCGCAGACCCCCAGGCCGTGGCAGCCGCCTTTGCCGGGGCGTGCCCGACCCGGGTGTGCAGCGACGCGCGGGCCGCGTGCCAGCAGCAGCTCGACGGGGCTGACGCCGACACGGCTGTGGTCGTATGCGGCTCGCTGTTTCTGGTCGGCGAGGTGCTGCCCCTGTTTCCTTCAGCGCTAAGGGGGCAGCGCCGATGA